CCGGTCACCGCGGACGGCCGCCGCGAGGGCGTCGACACCTcgtccgccgtcgtcgacgccgccgcctcggcgcgcGTCAAGTACGTGCTCAAGAACAGCCTCGACCTGCGCCGGTACGACTACTACACCGTCGGAACGTACGACCGGAAGGCCGAGCGGTACGTGCCGGACGaccccgccggcgacgagcaccACATCCGCTACGACTACGGCAACTTCTACGCCTCCAAGACGTTCTACGACCCGGCGaagcgccgccgcatcctctgGGGATGGGCCAACGAGTccgacaccgccgccgacgacgtggCCAAGGGCTGGGCCGGAATCCAGGTAATTAACCGCACGTCCTGACTGCATACGTGCATGCCATTTACGTGTCCACCATGCATGCTGCCATCTTCAGATAGTCAATATcaccatatactccctccgttctaaaatgtttaacaccattgactttttagcacatgtttgaccgttcgtcttattaaaaaaatatgaaatatataaaactatatgtatacataaaagtatatttaacaatgaatcaaatgatatgaaaagaacaaataattacttaaattttttgaataagacgaatggtgtCAAGTATTTTGAAAAAAGAGAGTATATCTTAAAAGTCAAATGGAACAACACTAGCAGCTCAATTTTGCTGGTAATCTTTGATTGAATCGTGTGTTTGTGATGTGATGTTTTAGGCGATTCCGAGGAAAGTGTGGCTGGACCCAAGTGGGAAGCAACTGTTGCAGTGGCCAATCGAGGAGGTCGAGAGGCTGAGAGGGAAGTGGCCGGTCATTCTCAAGGACAGGGTGGTCAAGCCAGGGGAACACGTCGAGGTGACCGGGCTACAAACTGCACAGGTATTCCTTTTTGCATCTGTAATTCtgtaaaactattttttttaccccAAAAGGGCATTCGAATAAAACTGCTCACACATCCATGGTTCTGTGCATGACAGTAGTAATTATTAATAAGTTATCCTGTTTGTTTTGCTGTGTCCTGGACCGATCTTTATCTTATCTGGCACGCCTGAAGTTGTGTCCAGTGTGCAGTGCCCACTGAACACCACCTACTACGTGTGCCGTGTCGCTTTCTTCTCGTCCCCTTTTACCATCTCCTGCACACTTTGCTCGTACTTAACTGATCTCACTGATTCTCTCGTCATCCGCGCATGTCACGTACAACTTCCAGGTTGCAGCGTGATTAGTGCACATATCACTAAGACACTAAACAACATAATTAGAGAGATAGTTAAGGAGCTCAATTAATGTGCTTTGTTGGTGACGTACGTGAGTAGGAGCTGTGATCTCTgatagcaagtttaatagtatagctaactactggctctaaattatctatagtcaatctaataataaattcatataatagttacctataaacatatactaaataattaatacatggttccacatgtcatacacatatgCATCTTAAAGTCCGTACTATAATTTGCTGTAAATCTATAGCTTgttgtttttctctctcctcttttatctcctcgatcgaaatgtgtttatagctggcttatagtgtGCTATTGTCCCTGGTCTGATGAAGTGATCATGCATTCTGTTTGGTGGGGTGCAGGCTGACGTGGAGGTGAGCTTCGAGGTGGGGAGcctggaggcggcggagcggctggACCCGGCGATGGCGTACGACGCGCAGCGGCTGTGCAGCGCGCGGGGCGCCGACGCGAGGGGCGGCGTGGGGCCGTTCGGCCTGTGGGTGCTCGCGTCCGCGGGGCTGGAGGAGAAGACCGCCGTGTTCTTCAGGGTGTtcaggccggcggcgcgcggcggcggcgccggcaagcccGTCGTGCTCATGTGCACCGACCCCACCAAGTACGTGCGGCTTTTGCACTTTATCGGTGATTGATCGCACTACACAATAAACAAAATATTGCCTTGACTCCGTTTACTGATTTTTTGGTATGGTGCGTATGCGTGCAGGTCATCGCGCAACCCGAACATGTACCAGCCGACGTTTGCAGGGTTCGTTGACACGGACATCACCAACGGGAAGATATCTCTGAGGAGCCTGGTACGTAATAGGACCAAATTATcgggaaaaaaggaaaatgttGCATGACGGTATCCCGTTCGGATAAAATTATACCTCTTAAATATTGTCCGATACCTAATAAATATTAATTGGCTAATAAACTATTTGAATGGGATGATATCTTTGAGGTATCGTCTGATACCTATCTGATAGGTACCTCATAGGTATCACCTCGTCCGAACGGGTTACTGTTTTATAACATTCATCTGGAAAAGGTTCATAAATTGTAGAATATGTTTTGATATCTTGTGTCTCTCTTGTGCAGATCGACAGGTCGGTTGTTGAGAGCTTCGGGGCTGGAGGAAAGGCGTGCATCCTGTCGAGGGTGTACCCGTCGCTGGCCATCGGCAAGAACGCGCGCCTTTACGTTTTCAATAACGGGAAGGCGGAGATCAAGGTGTCGCAGCTCACCGCGTGGGAGATGAAGAAGCCGGTCATGATGAATGGAGCCTAAACAATATTTGAAATTGAGAGAGATAGATGCAATGCATGATGAGAACTACCTTCAGTAGCTAGCTAGATTTTTGAGTTTCAGcggaaaagaaaaaactgattgcccttaattatgtgctaaatCATGCCCCCTTGTGTAAAATGGTTTCAGTCACACGTGTCGTATGCATATGTACCAAGGGGACAGTTTGAATGCATGGATGCCATTAGGACTAATAAAGATTGATGCTAGTATAACCCATGAGTGCGCACTGGTGTTAGATGCACTCCGGTTGCTTTATTTGTCTTAAGATATCATCTTTCAATGCATAGACCAGACCACTGATATACCAGAatatctgaattttttttatgtgtaaGTGTAATCACTGGATTTGTCCCAAAAACCTAATTGCATTTTCAAAATTTCTTTCTGGATAACGACTTAATAGTTTCTAGAAATTTGCAATTACGAAAGAAAAATAATTGTCAAATGTGTGTACAATCATCCTGATAGGCTCCCCCCCCCATATGAGCGGAACCAGTTGAGTTGACGAACGAAATTACGGTTAGTGCGGGGGGAAATGGAAAAAGTTTATGTACCAGGAAACACTGTGAACCGAACATATAAATCCCCCAACTTTACAAGATCGTTCATTCACTGCTAAAATAGTTTTGcaatgtgtttttttatttaatttgcatATAGATTGGACAAGCTTGACTATGTGACATACACATTGGACATGTGTGTGTCAAAATCTCTACTTATTATTTTCCCACTTGTTCTTTCTCACCTACAAATAAATACTAA
This window of the Oryza sativa Japonica Group chromosome 4, ASM3414082v1 genome carries:
- the LOC4335790 gene encoding beta-fructofuranosidase, insoluble isoenzyme 2 precursor codes for the protein MGVLGSRVAWAWLVQLLLLQQLAGASHVVYDDLELQAAATTADGVPPSIVDSELRTGYHFQPPKNWINDPNAPMYYKGWYHLFYQYNPKGAVWGNIVWAHSVSRDLINWVALKPAIEPSIRADKYGCWSGSATMMADGTPVIMYTGVNRPDVNYQVQNVALPRNGSDPLLREWVKPGHNPVIVPEGGINATQFRDPTTAWRGADGHWRLLVGSLAGQSRGVAYVYRSRDFRRWTRAAQPLHSAPTGMWECPDFYPVTADGRREGVDTSSAVVDAAASARVKYVLKNSLDLRRYDYYTVGTYDRKAERYVPDDPAGDEHHIRYDYGNFYASKTFYDPAKRRRILWGWANESDTAADDVAKGWAGIQAIPRKVWLDPSGKQLLQWPIEEVERLRGKWPVILKDRVVKPGEHVEVTGLQTAQADVEVSFEVGSLEAAERLDPAMAYDAQRLCSARGADARGGVGPFGLWVLASAGLEEKTAVFFRVFRPAARGGGAGKPVVLMCTDPTKSSRNPNMYQPTFAGFVDTDITNGKISLRSLIDRSVVESFGAGGKACILSRVYPSLAIGKNARLYVFNNGKAEIKVSQLTAWEMKKPVMMNGA